The DNA region atgtttaaaactcgtactttaacagttttgttgtgTCTAATAACTGTTAATAAGTGGACATCGTCAGACTGTCCAGATAGTCTACTCTTTTCAGATCAGTAGATCAGTTCAACCCTTACTAAGATGCTTTTAAATTCTAAAAGTTACAAGCACAGCTGTCTTGATATACATAATTTTCTAAACCTCCGTCTTCTCTTCTTTTCAGATCTTCGCCACACATTGAGGCAAATTTCAAATGTGAGAGCGGCCATTCATTTAGAAGGTAATAAAAAGCAATGAATATAGTCATAAAGACTACATGGAACtgtttgatatatatataataagatTAATGTAAGACAAGATACCGCAACCTATTTTGGACTGGCATTCTCTGtgtgcaatctttttttttttcttttaagggctattttggggctttttttgcccttattggataggacagattTAGAGTGAAATGGGGAGTGAGgtgaagacatgcagcaaagggctgtggGTTGGAATTGAACACATagctgctgtggcaaggacataaTTTTGCCCAGTTGAGCTACTGTAGAATCTTCACTCTTGGTTGCATTAGTTCAGTAGTTCTGTAACCACTGGTCTTTGAGGCATTAGGATTAGACCTAGTTGTCCCTTAAGAAGGTTTTAGGGCTTCAACAGCAAGTTTTTGGGGTTCATGGGGAGGTTTCTCGGCATCTTGACaaagttttggggttttgtgaAGAAATTCTAGGGCTTCTTGATTaggctctttgccttcttcaaGAAGTTTTTGGGTTTACTGTGAAAGCTCATATGCATCTTGAAGAAGTTACCCAACAGCTCCTTGAGCATGTTCATGGGGTTCTTTAAGAAATTCAAGGGATTGTTTGAGGGTCCACTAGTCCTTTAGATGGGTGACATGGATTTGGTAGgggtcagcagcaaaatgagAAATTTCAAATGAAACAGATATTGCTTTTACATATATATCCCAATAAAGACACTTCCCCCTTTATTTAGCCAGGTAGGTCTCACTGAGATAACATATCTTCCTCCAGGGAGTCCTGGAATAATGTGTAATGTGCTGGATATTAACATTCCTTGAAATCCTTCATATCCTTGTACTAAATAATATAACTTCTGCCCTAATAATCAGTTCTTATTTTCTTACTCACCATCTCTTTCTACTCCTCAACAGGAAAGTACAACCCTGAGCGGAAGACCTCAGTGGAATGGAAGACTCAGGTGGACCATTTCCATTCTCAAGGAGGGCTGGAACTCAGCGACAATGAAATTGTGATCCCAAGAAATGGCCTCTACTTTGTTTACAGCCAAGCGTCATTCCGGGtgaactgcagcagcagcgacaCCGATGACAGCACCCCTAATCCCATGGTCCACCTGAGCCAAACCGTGAAGCGCTGGTCCGACTCGTACGGGAATGACCATGGCACGAAGTACTACCAGACCATCCTGCACTCCATCCGCACTGTCTGTCAAAAGAAAGCCAGCAGCAATCCGGATGAGGAGAACTGGTTCTCTGCTGTGTACATGGGAGCTGTGTTCAACCTGAGGAGAGGGGATAAACTCAAGACAGTGATGAAAGAGAAGATGCTGCAGAGCCTGGAGGATGATCCAGGGAAGACTTTCTTTGGTGTGTTTTCCTTGTGAGGACAAGTGACTGAACATAGCAGGTGAAGATATGAATGTACATCTAGAAGAACCATTAGGCCCCATGGTGGCTCCACCGAGGGGCTTGTTGCCTGCTGGGTTGCCTGAACTCACCTGCACTGTTGAATGTTTGATGGTATACACTGCACTAAACAGTCAATGCAACTTTCACTGCAGACTTTACATCCAAAGTTTTTGCAAGTAATTTTACCTTTGCAAGTAGACCAAGCTATGTCAACTGTAGCACTGACCAAAAGAGCTCACTGTAAAGGAATGTATCACCATAGATATCTCTATGGCTCTATAATGTTATGTACTATGTACTCGCCTTAGTGTCAGTACCTTTTGCTGTAATGCAGTACTCAAGCCAGTGCATTTGTACAAATGTGCTATATTTATTGTGTCACTACAGGCTGACAGAAGTGGattttaaatgatatatttattcaacttaatatttttatatttattttatttatggatttatttatttatttatttatgtgtgtatatttgtgtttgtgtgttcactgAGTATCTTTGAAGAATATTTATTGAAACAGTTAATCAGTTTGATCAGCTATTtgtcaatgtcatttttattgacatttgcAAATAATGCCATGGTGCCTGTGGTGctgaaatatgtttgaaaaaaaaataaatttaaaaagaaagctTTGTTTGTGAGGGCTGTGTTCGTTGTATTAGAGCCCTAGGTGTACCACAGCAAGCAGAAAGTTTTATCTGAAAGTTCTAATACAATGGAAGTGAATGGAATTTCATTTATGCGAACTTCATTAGAAACCAAAACCATCTGCATGGTTAGACAGCACTACATCTTGTGAGGTGATTATGATGAGAACATGATACAACACACTCAAGTTAACTTGTGACTTGTGATGCTGTACACCTAACGATACCAAAGGGATGATAAATAACATTGGTGGACTCTCTGGAAGGAGCTTTGGCTCACTGGTGTAGAGAAAAAGTTTAAAGTGATAGTCTAGAAATTCACTTGGGGCAAATTTAGCCATTCTCATGTCTGAAAGAGGAACTaaacccattttcaaaatgaatacGTGCTTTTCCTATGatcaaaaacagtccaaaaatattagtataacaaatataaaatgctaaaactcaaatttgtgatgcaTTTAAGTAGAGTGCCTGGACCTCTTCTATAGATGATGAATGATAAATTTGTTGAAGATGACACAGAGAGCAGCCAGAGGAATGTTCTGACTTATATGGAAACACTTTCTGTTTTACAGCTGAGAACACTACAATcaaataaagctcatttggtaaaaagaaacaaacaaaaatgagtcTCTCATTCATTGTCATTGAAGCTCATTTAACATTTACAGTTACAGCCAATAAAAAAGTACCACATAAACCCATGTACTAATTATTCTATATGTCCAAATTCAGGAAGCCTTGCTGATTACAGCTGCTGTCTTTGCAGTGGAGCAAAACTTTAGTGTAATCTTTTATGTCCACAGGAGGTTTAGAGCCAATGCTATATGAAGGAAGTGTAAAATTCTTAACTTggtgggatgagaacatgtacTTCCTAAGAATCTGTTTGACAGATGGGAAGTCAACATTTCATCCACCATGCATCCAGCCACAAACTTCTTTAGTTCTTTGCTGCTTGTAGCCTGCAGCTGTCCACGATTAAAATCCAGTTTGGGTTGTTTAGCTGGTGTTGGGCTGCAGCCATCCTCCGTAGCTGCAGAGGGCTCACTTTTAGTCAAAGGTACAGTATTTCCACAAGCTTTACGCTGTTGTACTTTTGATTGTAATAAGCGTTTCAGGAGGTCTAAGACAatatttttcacagtagaaaaTGGAGTATTAGTACCACTACCTGCAGCAACAATGTCAGAGTAATGTGAGTATTTCCAGTCTCTAAATGTAGTTTGCTGCTTTGTGCCCTGTTCTCACACTGAACTCATATGGGCTGCAGCCATCCTCCGTAGCTGCAGAGGGCTCACTTTTAGTCAAAGGTACAGTATTTCCACAAGCTTTACGCTGTTGTACTTTTGATTGTAATAAGCGTTTCAGGAGGTCTAAGACAatatttttcacagtagaaaaTGGAGTATTAGTACCACTACCTGCAGCAACAATGTCAGAGTAATGTGAGTATTTCCAGTCTCTAAATGTAGTTTGCTGCTTTGTGCCCTGTTCTCATGGCCAAATGGCACTGGGCTGCCCTCCACTTCCCTGCCTGGTGAAGATGTAACAAGCTCTGAGCTTCTTGTGCCCTGGGGTATTGCAATCTAAAACTTTGTTGAACTCAGTGGAACTGATCATCAGTGAAGGTCAGGCAGTGGGATGCCTCTCCCATTCAGGATGGCCCAAtgtgtgttaaaaatgtaagctaaaaaaatgttagtCACATGAGAGTATCCTCAGGGTGAAGAGGGCTGCACTTTGAATATGAAGGATGACTGATTGAGGAAAAGGCAACAGGAACTTGATCCCCGGAGTATTCACTCATACCTCTTACTCATTCCACGTCAGCTCTACCATTACAATTTTGAGCAAGTCATCTATCAGCAGTGACAGCGGACAATAATAGCCGTGCCATTACACAAGATACCATGACTTTGGCGTTTCTGGCTCTGTATTCATTTATAATGCAGTTCTTACAATGCAGTAAGAAAGTTTCCAATGGAGTTACAGTTCCTCAACAGCCACACTAAGtggaagggaggaggggaaCTCCCTGGTAATCTGGTAAACCCCCTGCCTCCTTCCCCTGCAGTTTACAGGCGCCTCACACCAGCAGTGGAAAGTATGTATCTCTCAGTGGGCTTATACcttcatcaatcaatcaatcatttcattttcttttttcaaatttaatttatgtcTATCACCTcggtttttcaacatgcttcatGTAGGTTTATTAAACACTTCTAAAAGGTGCTGGATGCCAAaattaatacagaaataaaataaataaactgaccCTCCGAGAGGATGTGTCCTGTGTAATGATTTTAGGCATTTGGCAGAGGTTTGGTAAATAGCGCAGTTGAATCAATGTTTGAAGGGATAGGGGTTGAGCTCCTGGCAGAGGAGGATGCTGGGATTTGACACTTGCCCCCAGTGACAGATGGCAAGATGCTGGGCGAGCATGGGACAagtgtgcttttctttttttctttccttcttctttATAAGAATAAAGCAGGGGTTTTGGATGGCAAAGTTtaatatgaccttttttttttttaatgatttttgactacatactgtactatgttgtttttttttatgatttttggacaacatactatgtcattttggacgtcatactacattttgttgttttttctgatgtgtgtatgtcatactatactattttttgggatttttggacatcatactatactatgttgtttttttatgatgtgtggacatcatattatactatgtcatttttttatgattgacatactatactctgatattttaaaacatttttacaacttactatattatgacatttttatgatttttggatgacatccTGTAATattatgttcatgttttttggaggatatactgtactatgactttctAAAAgaatttttgcttaaaaaaccACACTATGTCTTTccttatatttttttgaagacatactataataCAAGATTTTTTATGagttttggatgacataaaATGCTGTCATGTTTCGAAGAGTTTTGTACGACATACAACAGTAtgtggttttttattttttttaacatactatactttgtcttttttaaaaaaatttggtcGTCACacgttttttttgcagtgatttttggacagcataccatactatgttgtttttgatgatttttcattgtactatgtttttttaaaatgattttcggatgtcatactatactttgTTGTTTCTTCTGATGTGTAGACATTATATTATACATTGtcgttttttatgatttgtgtatgtcatactatactttgttgtatttttatgatttttggatgacatactatactatactatgttgttttgttattttaaagttttgcatgacatactgtattatatcatttttatgatttttgacgtcatactatactacgTTGTTGTAACTGCCTctcatctatccatccattttcttccgcttatcttGGGTCGGgttgcgggggcagcagcctaagcaggaaagcccagacttccctctccctctcgatttttggacgacatactatactatgtcattttcttATGATTTTGAATGACTTACTATGctatgtcatttttatgatatttggatgacatactatactgttaCGTGCCAGTCACGAACGCCAGGACCCAGTTGCAGAGTTTCAACCAAAAACAGTCTTTATTACCAATCAGGAAGCGGTacacagaaaaaatgagaaaagtagCAACAGAAAATCATCCGAAgggaaaagtaacaacaaaaaggtAAACCAAAAATCACCATCAAAATGGGACAAAACAGTAGATCTAGAAACGGTCAAACCCACCCTCAAATCAAGAAAACGGTGACGAGGCACCCAAAACTTACGAACACTAATAAACAGGCAGGAGCGAAACACGAGGCAAGAGGCAAGAGGCAGGAGATCACAGGAAGCACGAGTGAGACGCTGAAACACAGGGGAATCATCCGGCACGGGAGACAAAGGGAGCGTGGCTTATAAAGCCAGCCAATTTGGGCAGAACAACCTGCAGGTGTGCCGCCCCGTGCTCCAGGAGATCGCTCCGCCCCTCGGTGCTCACTCTGCAAGACAGGGAGAGGAACGTCAGACACCCGCAGAACAAAACACAGCCAAGTATCAGACCACAacactatactatgttgttttttattgatttttggatGTCATACTAGGATGtcatactatattttttttttcattttttttggatgtcatagtatactatgttgtttttttaattattttccggtgacatactatactatgttgtgtTCTATGAATTTTGGACATCAtactttgtagttttttatgatttttttgaagacatactgtactatgtttttttttttttccagttttggatgtcatactatactttgctgtttttttattgtctctggaagtcatactatactaagtcattttttatgatttttggacgacataccatactatattattttttatgatttgtagACGACTTACTGTACTAcgttgttttttatgatttttgaaagtCAAACTATACCATGTTGTGTTTAATGAGTTTTGGATATCATACTTTCctatgtcatttttcatgatttttggaagacatactgtactatgttgttttgtatgatttttggacgacatactatactatggtgtttttcatgatttctgtaTGACATTCTATAGTATaccattttttatgatttttggacaatataccatgatcttttttatgattttggacaacatactatactatgctattttttttatgatttttggacaacatactatactacaacataatatacttttttataatgcttggaaaacataatataatatgatatttttcatgattttttttcttcctactATACTATATCctatttcataatttttggtCAACAAAGCATGCTATAaagtttttcataatttctggaCCACgtaaaataatatgttttatatattattatagtatactataaggttttttttatgattttcggAAGACATGCTATAATAATGGTTTTTATTTAGAGTGTTTTTTCGACATAATATATTATCACCAAACTACACActataatattacatttcttgtaatattatagTGTCCCACagtctggggaaagaagctgctctgtagtctggtggttctgcagcagatacttctatatctttttccagatggcagcagggccGCTTCTTTAACTGCTCAACTGCTTGGAATCTAGAGACAGCCTTTCCTAGGTTTCCAAGTGATCCCAACAGGTATTTACAAGGTACAAGATACAAGGTAcaaagtaattttattgtcatgttttttcaacatagtttaagaagaaattacatttaaggtgagttgaggagtctcacagtttggggaaagaagctgctctgtagtctggtggttctgcagcagatacttctgaatctttttccagatggcagcagggtgaacagactgtggtgGCAGCtatctttcagtatcctttgggctctgtgcagacacctcacttcaccgagttCACTGATgatctgtagatgggaaccagtgatgttctgggcagttctTATCACCcactgtagagccttcctgtcctgggccgtgcttaaaccatgccagtttgtgatgtttccagtcagtatgctttctattgttcctctgtagaagttaaccaggatcttgctctggaattaaGCCCTCCTAAGTTTACGAAGGAAgaagagccttttctgtgcttttctaacctgggtggtgatgtgtgaagataggttctcagtaaTTCCACAGAACCTATAGATGTttacctgctccacctcagctccactgatgtagacaggagtgtgtctttgcctccttctttctaaaatcaacaatcagctccttgagcagtaggttgttctctgtgcaccactctgcaagattgttgatttcctcccggtACGAACATcaatcctaatcataaatatctttttttttttttttttttttccaaagttttaaccctttaaatgccaggattttgtcatgatgccactatttttaatgattaaaaaacccacaaataatgcattattttcaatactacaataacattgattgtgacaatgcacttagtggaaatagcatatTATAGCATATTATAAGTGAAAAATCTTACCTGCTGATGGCTGTAGATGAAAAATCAGAGAATCACCTAAGTTGGTAGGAGTATTCCTCTGGAGACATGAATGTTTGTTCTTCGTGGAAATGTCTCTAATAGATGTTAAACTATGTCAGTCTGGATCAATGTTTTGACTGAGCGCAATGCTGACGTGTCTAAAACTTTATTTGCATAAAGCACTATAGTTTGGGAAAACCAACtagttttatttccatttttgcatttcaaataatCTCTGATATCAGATATTACAGcatatagaaatatattttgaatactGTACCACATGAAATACAGCTTGTATATGCAAAGTCAAATGTCGTTATTTACATCATCATTATTTACAACCAGTGTGCATATTGTCATGTGTATCAACATCACTCACGTCTTCACTGCTTTACAGACTTGACAGTTCAAATACATCATTACAGACAAACACTCAGTTGATATTTACACATCACTTTGCCAGAATGTTGCAGGAGTTCTGCACAATGTTCTCATGGTCTATACATCTGCGCCTCATACAGGAGGTATTAATCTACTCACAAGTGTTCACGACAACCCATGCTAATGACACAAGCTGTGCTACCACACAGAGAGAACATGAGACTAAAGGGGACATCAAGACAAACTACAGCTCAGGTAGAGATCACACTATATATTTGTCGAAGAATGTGCTCACAagcacacaaagaaaagacagtaaaaaatcAAAAGCTAAAACGTGAATTAAAACAAAGAGCTGTCAAAGGGAGAGGCAGTTGCATGAGTGCAGAGGCACCAATATTCAACAGCACAGTGGGCTGCTGTCTCACAAAATTTACTATGAAAATGTATTCTTCGCCTGTGAAACAGAAGTTTGACCAAAATCATAAGTCAAGGTCTCCATGACAACTGAAGCAAACTCCATTTGCTGAAGACAATATTGACATGTGGTTGAGACACTGTTCATCaatctgcacacactgcagtgaCACACAACTggatgaaaatcagcaaagtgtCCCTGTAATGCATGGATCACGCTGCCTGCGTGGTTTGTGCATCAAGgagtgttttactttttatttaaacaccaATGTTAACAGGTTCAGTTTTctgatgctgcattcagatgccttttacaagctattaacccttcaaaacctgagcaaattggtttgagttcttgaaaacatggaggaagaAAAGGCAATTAACGACTAGAAAGGAAATATTCCACAAGAAATTGGCAAacggtgacaagaaaatgacctgagaattagttttaaaaagggggaggagataattagaaaatgatcagaaataaataaataaaaaaacatgttaatattttccagaaaatgaattgttataattaaatctttaaattgaaataattgaaatttagaattatttttacttacatttggttttcattttcagcactttataGGGTTTGtattgtttgctctttttcttacttttttcaggtaattttcttgtaatttttaactaatttcttgcaattttttttggccatgtcttgttaagctgcttattgccttctctatgtgtgtgtgtgtgtgtgtgtgtgtgtgtgtgtgtgtgttttaagaaccaatttgctgaggtttcaaagggtttaacaaTGTTGTTTTGGTGCACCTCTCACAACAACTTTACTGTCTATATCTATAGAATATCTCACAGACATGATAaaactatttatatttatcttcaACTCAACTGTTTTTGTCTCGGTCCTTTAGCCTTTCTGTAAACAAAATCCCTTCATTAGTTAACATAAGGCTGTTAATGTAAAACACTGATGGCAAGTATCAAACGCAGACTTAATGTACAATGAGCTGTCTACTGTGTGGACACAACATGTGTATGAGCTGCAGCAGTTCAGCGAGATTGCCGTCATGCACAGGTAGAGGTAGGCAGTGTGGCTCGGGCATGAGATTTTCATCCTGATTGCTTTGCTGTGGTTATCGTGGTTGTTGAGCAGCTACTgtcaaaaatacaacacagcaGGTGTGCCTGATACAGTGCAGCCAACAATCTCTGCTGTTTTAAAGACTTTGGTCATACACTAAAAGATCCCATGTTTCACCATAGCAACCTAAAGCTCAGAGACAAACTAAAACCCCTTTccaactggacaaaaaaaaccccactaacaTCCACTATGCTTTCTGTACCTAAAGGGAAAAGTTACAATAATACAATCATCAGCATTTATTCCCGGGACAATGGATTCTGCAACAGGTATTCATCAGCTCCAGCTCCGATCAGCAATGATGGAAAACAGGCAACCCGGTGGACATGATAATTTTGGCTTTACCAACTTTTCCATCACAATACAGTGATGTACCACCACAAAACACTGATCATCTCCAACCAAGCAGTGCTTGAAAATCATTCAAAATGAGCCCACACTGAGTCTGTCAGAGAAGctgattaattaataaatgtaaaaaagcaGTAACCACcagaacattttcactggcctccatgctgctttctactgttttaCCAACCTTTTCCAGCGCATTCATGACGGCTAATGTTACACaccattacaaaaaacaaaaagtatacCAAAGTGTCTAGTGGCAGTGGGAACAGAGTCTGTCATAtatttttagtgggttttcctgtgttaaaaaaaaaagcatataaatGCCAATTTAGGTGGAAAAAgtggcaaaagaaaacaaaagcccCATGCTCTTATCCCTGTTATTCTCTTAAGTTATTATTAGGAATTCAGAAGTCAAGCACGTGTTGTAATTTCAGTTTCTGGCATAAATACCTTTTTATTGAAACTGGAAGAAAGGAAATCTGCCTGTTTGTCTACAAAATCCCCACAAAGAGCTATATTTGggaataaaaccaaaaaagcagAAGAGTGAAAACAACAAGATGTGAAATGCTGCAGCGGTTTATGCAGGGGAAATCTGATGCCAGCCTGTTGGTTTCATTTTCAAGCCTAACCAGAAACTCTGTTCATCGCTGTGGAGGAAATGTGTGAGCTCAAAATTACATCTTGTTTTCACTGTGGTCCTGTTGACTCATGTTGCCAGTGCTTAAACAAATTCA from Plectropomus leopardus isolate mb chromosome 18, YSFRI_Pleo_2.0, whole genome shotgun sequence includes:
- the tnfa gene encoding tumor necrosis factor a (TNF superfamily, member 2) translates to MEGECKVMLDATVDTEARKQTARVKPSSKLTTALLVFTLCLAATAAAVLVINRHTKGPGQDEENVDLRHTLRQISNVRAAIHLEGKYNPERKTSVEWKTQVDHFHSQGGLELSDNEIVIPRNGLYFVYSQASFRVNCSSSDTDDSTPNPMVHLSQTVKRWSDSYGNDHGTKYYQTILHSIRTVCQKKASSNPDEENWFSAVYMGAVFNLRRGDKLKTVMKEKMLQSLEDDPGKTFFGVFSL